One Polaribacter sp. KT25b DNA segment encodes these proteins:
- a CDS encoding GIY-YIG nuclease family protein, protein MKPGFVYILTNKNNTTLYIGVTANLEQRIKQHKAKIDKKSFTARYNLDKLVYFESFQMIGDAIAREKQLKAGNRARKIALIESINPEWEELYYE, encoded by the coding sequence ATGAAACCAGGATTCGTTTACATATTAACCAATAAAAACAACACCACATTATACATTGGTGTAACTGCTAATTTAGAACAGCGCATAAAACAACACAAAGCAAAAATTGATAAAAAATCGTTTACCGCTAGGTATAATTTAGATAAATTGGTGTATTTTGAATCCTTTCAAATGATAGGTGATGCTATTGCAAGAGAAAAGCAATTAAAAGCAGGAAATAGAGCACGAAAAATTGCATTAATAGAAAGTATAAATCCAGAATGGGAAGAATTGTATTATGAGTAG
- a CDS encoding type I restriction endonuclease subunit R, translating into MSKQSELQLENNLIKQLVGLGYQNVTVLDGDALVANLKHQLEQFNNCVFSDKEFEKILNHLEKGNVFEKSKTLRGRFQFENDKGEATYIRFFNSEVWTDNLFQVTNQITQEGTYKNRYDVTILINGLPLVQIELKRRGLEIKEAFNQINRYQKHSFWSNRGLFQYVQLFIISNGVNTKYLANNELQSVKQTFFWSDVHNKNIKELPDFTNAFLNPNHLGLMIAKYIVRNETHKILMVLRPYQYYAVEKLVAQVETTTDNAYIWHTTGSGKTLTSFKASQIIMDLPQVDKVLFVVDRKDLDYQTMNEFNSFKKDSVDVTKNTHNLVKQLASDSKLVLTTIQKLNNAISKEHYKKQLADLKSKRVVLIFDECHRSQFGETHKLITDYFTNSQLFGFTGTPIFADNASKNNLGKRTTKDLFGKCLHKYVITDAIEDGNVLKFGIEYIGRYKKKSNTLLDIDVEDIDKTEVFKDEKRLEKIADYIIKYHSTKTDNKHFSALFAVSNIKSLIKYYDIFKAKKIAGEHNLRIATIFSYGANEANEDAQDYLPDDELDVAAESELSYKSSHSREKLDEYIVDYNKMYNTGFSTKDSKLFEEYYKDISKRLKEREKKNFNDAKDRLDIVIVVNMMLTGFDAKKVNTLYVDKNLKQHGLIQAFSRTNRILGENKSQGNIVCFRNLKKDTDEAITLFSNKEANETIIMPPYEDIATKFDETLKALLTIAPTHKSVDNLVGEEQKLQFVQAFRRLLRAKNVLESYVDFDWQNLDIDEQTFENYKSEYLDIKDFVDEQRRTHKTSILNDVDFELELIHRDEINIVYILQLLSKIKVKDKTEAQKQKKAIIDLLGGNVKLRSKRELIEKFIEENLPHITDADSITDEFENYWKEEKVKALSKICEDEHLDQKQFNALIQSYTYNGQEPIRQDIFKCLDNRPSILKAREIGDRILTKMKTFIDVFITGMVG; encoded by the coding sequence ATGAGTAAACAATCAGAATTACAACTAGAAAACAACCTAATTAAACAATTAGTAGGTTTAGGCTATCAAAATGTAACGGTTTTAGATGGAGATGCATTGGTTGCTAATTTAAAACATCAACTAGAACAGTTTAATAACTGTGTTTTTTCAGACAAAGAATTCGAGAAGATTTTAAACCATTTAGAAAAAGGAAATGTATTCGAAAAATCTAAAACCTTAAGAGGACGTTTTCAGTTTGAGAATGATAAAGGAGAAGCTACTTACATTCGTTTTTTTAATAGTGAAGTTTGGACAGACAATTTATTTCAAGTTACCAATCAAATCACCCAAGAAGGTACTTATAAAAACAGATATGATGTTACTATTTTAATCAATGGTTTGCCTTTGGTACAAATAGAGTTAAAAAGACGTGGTTTAGAAATAAAAGAAGCCTTTAATCAAATTAATCGCTATCAAAAACATTCTTTTTGGTCTAATCGTGGGTTATTTCAATATGTACAATTGTTTATCATCAGTAATGGCGTAAACACAAAATACCTTGCTAATAATGAGTTACAGTCTGTAAAACAAACCTTTTTCTGGTCTGATGTACACAATAAAAATATTAAAGAACTACCAGATTTTACCAATGCTTTTTTAAACCCAAATCATTTGGGGTTAATGATTGCCAAGTATATTGTAAGAAACGAAACGCATAAAATTTTAATGGTTTTAAGACCTTACCAATATTATGCAGTAGAAAAGTTAGTAGCACAAGTAGAAACCACAACAGACAATGCATATATATGGCATACTACTGGTTCTGGTAAGACTTTAACCTCTTTTAAAGCAAGTCAGATTATTATGGATTTGCCACAAGTGGACAAAGTGTTGTTTGTGGTAGATAGAAAAGATTTAGACTATCAAACCATGAATGAATTTAATTCTTTTAAAAAAGATAGTGTAGATGTTACCAAAAACACCCATAACCTAGTAAAACAACTCGCAAGCGATTCTAAATTAGTTTTAACAACCATTCAAAAATTAAACAATGCTATTTCTAAAGAGCATTATAAAAAGCAATTAGCAGATTTAAAAAGTAAGAGAGTAGTCCTTATTTTTGATGAATGTCATAGAAGTCAATTTGGAGAAACGCACAAACTAATTACAGACTATTTTACAAATTCGCAATTATTTGGTTTTACAGGAACACCCATTTTTGCAGACAATGCTTCTAAAAACAATTTAGGAAAAAGAACCACCAAAGACCTATTTGGTAAATGTTTGCACAAATATGTAATTACAGATGCAATAGAAGATGGTAATGTTTTAAAATTTGGAATAGAATATATAGGGCGTTACAAAAAGAAAAGCAACACATTACTAGATATTGATGTAGAAGATATAGACAAAACAGAAGTTTTTAAAGACGAAAAACGTTTAGAAAAAATAGCAGATTATATTATTAAATACCACAGTACAAAAACAGATAACAAACATTTTTCTGCTTTGTTTGCTGTAAGTAATATTAAAAGTTTAATTAAATATTACGATATTTTTAAAGCTAAAAAAATTGCTGGCGAACACAATTTAAGAATAGCAACTATTTTTTCTTATGGAGCAAATGAAGCAAATGAAGATGCCCAAGATTATTTACCCGACGATGAATTGGATGTTGCTGCAGAAAGTGAACTAAGCTATAAATCTAGCCATTCTAGAGAAAAATTAGATGAATACATTGTAGATTATAACAAAATGTACAACACTGGTTTTTCAACTAAAGACAGTAAATTATTTGAAGAGTATTATAAAGACATTAGCAAGCGTTTAAAAGAACGAGAAAAGAAGAATTTTAATGATGCTAAAGACCGCTTAGACATTGTTATTGTTGTAAATATGATGCTTACTGGCTTTGATGCTAAAAAAGTAAATACCTTGTATGTAGACAAAAACTTAAAACAACATGGTTTAATTCAGGCTTTTTCTAGAACCAATAGAATATTAGGAGAAAATAAATCTCAAGGTAATATTGTATGTTTTAGAAACTTAAAAAAGGATACAGATGAAGCCATTACATTGTTTTCTAATAAAGAAGCCAATGAAACTATAATTATGCCACCTTATGAAGACATTGCTACAAAATTTGATGAAACCTTAAAAGCGTTATTAACAATTGCACCAACACACAAAAGTGTAGATAATTTAGTAGGAGAGGAGCAAAAGCTTCAATTTGTACAAGCGTTTAGAAGGCTTTTAAGAGCAAAAAACGTTCTAGAATCTTATGTAGATTTCGACTGGCAAAATTTAGATATTGATGAGCAAACATTTGAAAACTATAAAAGCGAATACTTAGATATTAAAGATTTTGTAGACGAACAAAGAAGAACCCATAAAACATCTATTTTAAACGATGTAGATTTTGAGTTAGAATTAATTCATAGAGATGAAATAAATATCGTTTATATTTTACAGTTATTATCTAAAATAAAAGTAAAAGATAAAACAGAAGCTCAAAAACAGAAAAAAGCAATTATCGATTTATTAGGTGGTAATGTAAAATTAAGAAGTAAAAGAGAATTGATAGAAAAATTTATTGAAGAAAATTTACCTCATATTACAGATGCAGACAGTATTACCGACGAATTTGAAAATTATTGGAAAGAAGAAAAAGTAAAAGCATTGTCTAAAATTTGTGAAGATGAACATTTAGACCAAAAACAGTTTAATGCTTTGATACAAAGTTATACTTATAATGGTCAAGAACCTATTAGACAAGACATTTTTAAATGTTTAGACAATAGACCAAGCATTTTAAAAGCCCGTGAAATTGGTGATAGAATATTAACAAAAATGAAAACATTTATTGATGTTTTTATTACGGGTATGGTTGGGTAA
- a CDS encoding DUF805 domain-containing protein: MNWYLKVINQYFDFSGRARRKEYWMFILFNVLISWTFSILDFAFATFYFTIASYIYSLIVFIPSLAVLLRRLHDMGKSGWYFFLLFFPIIGWIWLLVLLCMDSEPGVNKWGENPKGFGNDNVINQIGVE, from the coding sequence ATGAATTGGTACTTAAAAGTAATTAATCAATATTTTGACTTTTCTGGAAGAGCTAGACGTAAAGAATATTGGATGTTTATTTTGTTTAACGTTTTAATTTCTTGGACTTTTTCTATTCTTGATTTTGCTTTTGCTACTTTTTACTTTACAATTGCCTCGTATATATATTCGTTAATAGTTTTCATTCCATCTTTAGCAGTTTTATTAAGAAGATTACATGATATGGGCAAAAGTGGCTGGTATTTCTTTCTATTATTTTTTCCTATTATTGGTTGGATTTGGTTACTAGTTTTATTGTGTATGGATAGTGAACCTGGTGTAAATAAATGGGGAGAAAACCCCAAAGGATTTGGAAACGATAACGTTATAAACCAAATTGGAGTTGAATAA
- a CDS encoding DUF58 domain-containing protein: protein MKHFYNTLFLNNRFFYALATIAILFVVGFFAPIFFEVSKVLLFVLTILTFVDVFLLYKTKNAIQIERYLPERLSNGDENKITLQLTNNYPFVAHLSLIEELPYQFQKRDFFFHQQLKQRQEKTIHYNLTPKERGVYFFGNVNVYASSRLQLATKKYILGEEKELKCYPSFLKLRDFNIQAFNNSTISYGTKKVRRIGHSLEFEQIKEYVSGDDVRTLNWKASAKRNQLMVNQYVEEKSQSVYAIIDKGRAMQMQFNGLSLLDYAVNTTLAISNIILRKQDKAGMLSFSTKLEDWVVAERRSSQMSLISEALHNIKTNFSESDFSTLYAVVKRKITHRSLLILFSNFETIDALNRQLPYLRALAKNHLVLVVFFKNTELDILTNAKAETIQEVYDTIIAEKFMYEKKQIVNELKKYGIQSVLTKPADLTGNTINKYLELKTRGLF from the coding sequence TTGAAACACTTTTACAACACATTATTTCTAAACAATAGATTTTTCTATGCCTTAGCAACCATTGCGATATTGTTTGTTGTAGGCTTCTTTGCTCCTATCTTTTTTGAAGTTTCGAAAGTGTTATTATTCGTTTTAACTATTTTAACCTTTGTTGATGTCTTTTTACTTTACAAAACAAAAAACGCCATTCAAATAGAACGTTATTTACCAGAGCGCTTATCAAACGGTGATGAAAACAAAATAACCTTACAACTTACCAACAACTATCCATTTGTAGCGCATTTATCATTAATTGAAGAATTGCCTTATCAGTTTCAGAAAAGAGATTTTTTCTTTCATCAGCAATTAAAACAACGCCAAGAAAAAACCATACATTATAATTTAACACCCAAAGAAAGAGGTGTTTACTTTTTTGGAAATGTAAATGTGTATGCAAGTTCTCGCTTACAATTAGCGACTAAAAAATACATTTTAGGCGAAGAAAAAGAACTAAAATGCTATCCTTCTTTTTTAAAGTTACGCGATTTTAATATTCAAGCATTTAACAATTCAACGATTTCTTACGGAACAAAAAAAGTACGAAGAATTGGTCATTCTTTAGAGTTTGAACAAATTAAAGAATATGTTTCTGGTGATGATGTTAGAACTTTAAACTGGAAAGCATCCGCAAAGCGAAACCAATTAATGGTAAATCAATATGTAGAAGAAAAATCGCAATCTGTATACGCTATTATTGATAAAGGACGCGCCATGCAAATGCAATTTAATGGCTTAAGTTTATTAGATTATGCAGTAAATACAACCTTAGCAATTAGTAATATTATCTTAAGAAAACAAGATAAAGCTGGTATGTTGTCTTTTTCAACAAAATTAGAAGATTGGGTTGTTGCAGAAAGAAGAAGCTCACAAATGAGTTTAATATCAGAAGCTTTGCATAACATTAAAACAAACTTTTCAGAATCTGATTTTAGTACTTTATATGCTGTTGTAAAAAGGAAAATTACTCATAGAAGTTTACTTATTTTATTTTCAAATTTTGAAACTATCGATGCTTTAAATAGGCAACTACCCTATTTGCGTGCTTTGGCTAAAAATCACTTAGTATTAGTAGTGTTTTTTAAAAATACAGAGTTAGATATTTTAACAAATGCAAAAGCAGAAACTATTCAAGAAGTATATGATACAATTATTGCTGAAAAGTTTATGTATGAAAAGAAACAAATTGTAAATGAACTAAAAAAATACGGAATTCAGTCTGTATTAACAAAACCAGCCGATTTAACAGGCAATACGATTAACAAATATTTAGAATTAAAAACTAGAGGTCTTTTTTAA
- a CDS encoding restriction endonuclease subunit S — translation MTKENNKQIASCLAMTEGNVIANGVKQSANKKEIASARLLRTSQQELRNDETNKNASLRDFSSKQSLSLVPKLRFKEFEGEWIKTTLGDLFTFKNGLNSDKEKYGTGIKFINVLDIIGESVITYDSIFGKVEITDKELEKNEVIYGDVLFQRSSETREEVGQANVYVDKNKSAVFGGFVIRGRKKVDYNPYFINYLLKTSSARKEITTKSGGSTRYNVGQDSLSEVLIKLTNLKEQQKIATFLTAVDTKLQQLNKKKELLANYKKGVMQQLFSQQLRFKPTPSLRGTKQSLDNNKKFPDWEEKRLGEVCIKIQDGNYGASYPKTNEFIEIGIPFLTSKALGTGGSIISNKIDFIPIKKHQELKKAHLMLNDVLFTNRGANVGAIAFVDTTISHGNIGPQLTLLRVDMNIIESTFLYHSMNSFKVRKQVRSQDSGSAMNFFGIGATSKFKISLPSLKEQQKIATYLSAIDTKIENVQTQIDKTQAFKKGLLQQMFV, via the coding sequence ATGACGAAAGAAAATAACAAACAGATTGCTTCGTGCCTCGCAATGACAGAGGGAAACGTCATTGCGAACGGAGTGAAGCAATCTGCCAATAAAAAAGAGATTGCTTCAGCAAGATTGCTTCGTACCTCGCAACAAGAGCTTCGCAATGACGAAACTAATAAAAACGCGTCATTGCGTGACTTTTCGTCGAAGCAATCTCTTTCTTTAGTTCCTAAACTTCGTTTTAAAGAGTTTGAAGGTGAATGGATAAAAACTACATTAGGTGATTTATTTACCTTTAAAAATGGTTTAAATTCTGATAAAGAAAAATATGGTACAGGAATAAAATTCATTAACGTTCTTGATATTATTGGAGAATCTGTAATTACTTATGATTCAATTTTTGGAAAAGTAGAGATAACAGATAAAGAACTTGAAAAAAATGAAGTTATTTATGGAGATGTGCTTTTTCAAAGAAGTTCAGAAACAAGAGAAGAAGTAGGTCAAGCAAATGTTTATGTTGATAAAAATAAAAGTGCTGTATTTGGTGGATTTGTAATTAGAGGAAGAAAAAAAGTAGATTATAATCCATATTTTATTAATTATTTACTAAAAACTTCATCAGCAAGAAAAGAGATAACAACGAAAAGTGGTGGAAGTACAAGGTATAATGTTGGTCAAGACAGTTTAAGTGAAGTTTTAATCAAATTAACAAACCTAAAAGAACAACAAAAAATAGCCACATTTTTAACAGCAGTAGATACCAAACTACAACAACTCAACAAAAAAAAGGAATTGTTAGCCAACTACAAAAAAGGAGTGATGCAACAATTGTTTAGTCAGCAATTGCGTTTTAAACCCACACCGTCATTGCGAGGCACGAAGCAATCTCTTGATAACAATAAGAAATTTCCTGATTGGGAAGAGAAGAGGTTGGGTGAGGTTTGTATTAAAATTCAAGATGGTAATTATGGAGCATCATACCCTAAAACAAATGAGTTTATAGAAATAGGTATTCCTTTTTTAACTTCAAAAGCATTGGGTACTGGAGGTTCAATCATTTCAAATAAAATTGATTTTATACCTATTAAAAAACATCAAGAATTAAAAAAAGCACATTTAATGTTAAATGATGTGCTTTTTACAAATCGAGGAGCAAATGTAGGTGCTATTGCTTTTGTTGATACAACAATTTCTCACGGAAATATTGGACCACAATTAACGTTATTAAGAGTTGATATGAATATTATAGAAAGTACTTTTTTGTACCATTCAATGAATTCTTTTAAAGTTAGGAAGCAGGTTAGATCTCAAGATAGTGGAAGCGCAATGAATTTCTTTGGTATTGGAGCAACATCAAAATTTAAAATAAGTCTTCCATCCCTAAAAGAACAACAAAAAATAGCCACTTATTTAAGTGCCATCGATACTAAAATAGAAAACGTACAAACACAAATAGACAAAACACAAGCGTTTAAAAAAGGTTTGTTGCAGCAAATGTTTGTTTAG
- a CDS encoding DUF805 domain-containing protein, which translates to MKWYFKAFYQYFNFSGRARRKEFWVFFLTNIFIYWILTNLYRFTDADLTNVPYIFLAIILIPSIAVLLRRLHDSGKNGWNILFVFIPILGWFWLLILLILLGEPKLNKWGPYPKGITEN; encoded by the coding sequence ATGAAGTGGTATTTTAAAGCTTTTTATCAATATTTCAATTTTAGTGGAAGAGCTAGACGTAAAGAGTTTTGGGTTTTCTTTCTTACTAATATATTTATTTATTGGATACTTACCAATTTATATCGTTTTACAGATGCAGATTTAACAAATGTTCCTTACATTTTTCTTGCTATAATATTAATTCCAAGTATTGCTGTTTTATTAAGAAGGTTGCATGATTCTGGTAAAAATGGTTGGAATATTCTTTTTGTTTTTATTCCGATTCTTGGTTGGTTTTGGTTGTTAATATTATTAATTTTGCTTGGTGAACCTAAACTTAATAAATGGGGACCTTACCCCAAAGGTATTACAGAAAATTAA
- a CDS encoding RDD family protein: MKTLQIKTAQNVNIKFTVATVFQRLFAFSIDNLLKFAYFYFAFKFFGFSSLDTSLNGDGWTIKAIEVLFLVPITFYSLYTEILMDGQTIGKRLLKLKVINVDGFKPSITDYIMRWFLRIVDFNLFLLLFVYVASLGLNEHTGLLVVLFLFGKMVGFFLILFTNKSQRFGDVIANTIVIYLKDDVQFSETILEDIKENYVPTYANVIKLSDNDMRIIKETYKTAAKHNDYKTLIKLRSKILEVTGIKSVHNSDLEFIDTVLKDYNYYTQSM, from the coding sequence ATGAAAACACTCCAAATAAAAACGGCACAAAATGTAAATATAAAATTTACTGTGGCTACAGTATTTCAGAGGCTATTTGCTTTTTCTATAGACAATCTTTTAAAATTTGCTTATTTCTATTTTGCCTTTAAATTTTTTGGTTTTAGTTCGTTAGATACTTCTTTAAATGGAGATGGCTGGACCATTAAAGCGATAGAAGTGTTGTTTTTAGTGCCCATTACGTTTTACTCGCTATACACAGAAATTTTAATGGATGGGCAAACCATTGGTAAACGCTTGTTAAAACTAAAAGTGATCAATGTAGATGGCTTTAAACCATCGATTACTGATTACATTATGCGTTGGTTTTTAAGAATTGTAGATTTTAATTTGTTTTTATTGCTGTTTGTGTATGTGGCTTCTTTAGGATTAAATGAACATACTGGATTGTTGGTTGTGCTTTTTCTATTCGGAAAAATGGTAGGATTCTTTCTGATTTTATTTACCAATAAAAGTCAACGATTTGGAGATGTGATTGCAAATACCATCGTTATTTATTTAAAGGATGATGTACAATTCTCTGAAACCATTTTAGAAGATATCAAAGAGAATTATGTACCAACGTATGCAAATGTGATTAAGTTGTCTGATAATGATATGCGTATTATAAAAGAAACTTATAAAACGGCTGCCAAACATAATGATTATAAAACGCTTATAAAGTTACGTTCTAAAATTCTAGAAGTAACTGGTATCAAGTCTGTACATAATAGCGATTTAGAATTTATAGATACCGTTTTAAAGGATTATAATTATTATACGCAAAGTATGTAG
- a CDS encoding DUF4129 domain-containing protein: MKKCIASLLLLMTFFVHAQEDLNTIVVEKADTIVYTKNTDISKERTFSSNLKDKYSDEDFQYKENVPEKKDNSAPFDLGFIQGLVFFMSNIFPYVLGGIIIFIILKIVLGFDYQFWKTNNVSKRKKEQLIYEDEDIHDVDLATLLQQAIDNQNFRLAIRYYYLTTLKGLSTKKMIAYHKDKTNSEYLFEIENTALRSQFSYISYVYSYVWYGEFPIDAQNFKAAQQKYQSFLNQIL; the protein is encoded by the coding sequence ATGAAAAAGTGTATCGCTTCCCTCCTTTTATTGATGACCTTTTTTGTGCATGCACAAGAAGATCTCAATACAATTGTTGTAGAAAAAGCAGATACCATCGTTTATACTAAAAACACGGATATTAGTAAAGAAAGAACATTTTCATCCAATTTAAAAGATAAATATTCGGATGAAGATTTCCAATACAAAGAAAATGTGCCTGAAAAAAAAGACAACTCAGCTCCTTTTGATTTGGGTTTTATACAAGGTTTAGTGTTCTTTATGAGTAACATATTTCCGTATGTATTAGGCGGAATTATCATCTTTATCATCTTAAAAATAGTATTAGGTTTCGATTATCAATTTTGGAAAACCAACAATGTATCCAAAAGAAAAAAAGAGCAATTAATTTATGAAGATGAAGACATTCATGATGTAGACTTAGCAACACTTTTACAACAAGCAATTGACAATCAAAATTTTAGATTGGCAATTCGGTATTATTATCTTACTACTTTAAAAGGCTTATCAACCAAAAAAATGATTGCGTATCATAAAGATAAAACCAATTCAGAATACCTTTTTGAGATAGAAAACACAGCACTAAGAAGTCAATTTTCTTACATTTCTTACGTATATAGTTATGTTTGGTATGGAGAGTTCCCCATTGACGCACAGAACTTTAAAGCAGCACAGCAAAAATATCAATCGTTTTTAAACCAGATTCTTTGA
- a CDS encoding MoxR family ATPase, whose amino-acid sequence MEQPNNETNSEHLSFENRIDLAELQESVFKIKQQLQKVIVGQKEMMDLLLVSLLANGHVLIEGVPGVAKTITAKLLSRTINVGFSRIQFTPDLMPSDILGTSVFNVQTSQFEFKQGPIFSSMILIDEINRAPAKTQAALFEVMEEKQVTIDGFTYKMLEPFIVLATQNPIEQEGTYRLPEAQLDRFLFKVVVEYPSADEELEIIIREQALENTTKDSKIETIIDGFKIVEFRALVKQIKIEENLLKYIANIVVNTRTNSFLYLGASPRASIAILSASKAFAAIEGRDFVTPEDIKRATIPVLQHRVIVTPEREMEGLTSKQIIEQIIEAVEIPR is encoded by the coding sequence ATGGAACAACCAAATAACGAAACAAATTCAGAGCACTTATCTTTTGAAAATAGAATTGATTTAGCCGAATTACAAGAGAGTGTTTTTAAGATAAAACAGCAATTACAAAAGGTAATTGTAGGACAAAAAGAAATGATGGATTTATTGCTAGTTTCGTTGCTTGCCAATGGTCATGTTTTAATTGAAGGTGTTCCTGGAGTAGCAAAAACCATCACCGCAAAACTACTTTCTAGAACAATAAATGTTGGTTTTAGTAGAATTCAGTTTACACCAGATTTAATGCCTTCGGATATTTTAGGAACCTCTGTTTTTAATGTGCAAACCTCTCAATTCGAGTTTAAACAAGGCCCTATATTTTCTAGCATGATTTTAATTGATGAAATTAATAGAGCGCCTGCAAAAACACAAGCCGCTTTGTTTGAAGTGATGGAAGAAAAGCAAGTAACCATCGATGGTTTTACCTATAAAATGCTAGAACCTTTTATTGTTTTAGCCACTCAAAACCCAATAGAACAAGAAGGAACCTACAGATTGCCAGAAGCGCAATTAGACCGTTTTTTGTTTAAAGTAGTTGTAGAGTATCCTAGTGCTGATGAAGAATTAGAAATTATAATTAGAGAGCAAGCGCTAGAAAACACCACCAAAGACAGCAAAATAGAAACTATAATTGACGGTTTTAAAATTGTTGAATTCAGAGCTTTGGTAAAACAGATTAAAATTGAAGAGAATTTACTAAAATACATTGCCAATATTGTAGTGAATACAAGAACAAATTCGTTTTTATATTTAGGCGCATCGCCAAGAGCAAGTATTGCTATTTTATCAGCATCAAAAGCATTTGCAGCTATTGAAGGTCGTGATTTTGTAACGCCAGAAGATATTAAAAGAGCTACCATTCCCGTATTACAACACAGAGTAATTGTAACGCCAGAAAGAGAAATGGAAGGTTTAACGAGTAAACAAATTATAGAACAAATTATTGAAGCCGTAGAGATTCCGAGGTAG
- a CDS encoding stage II sporulation protein M produces MREVAFIKQNKEKWLEFELSFSNKEKKSPDDVANLHIKIMNDLVYAQTYYPKSKVTSYLNKLAKTSFHKVYDSKRSDQNVFMSFFLHKVPLLSYKYRKYFYISFIFFFICFFIGLLSTFNDESFARQILGNTYVDQTLENIESGDAMAIYKSGSNWGTFIGIYDNNQRVGLSMFLSGLFLGIGTGFYIVYNAIMVAVFQAFFYQYNSLFDSLKGIWIHGTYEIFGMIIEAAAGYIIGASILFPGTLKRFQSFKIGMRDAFYIFISTIPFTLMAAFLEGYITRYSNTMPTIFCFAIIVFSLITISYYYLVLPFVVAKKHGLR; encoded by the coding sequence ATGAGAGAGGTCGCTTTTATAAAGCAAAATAAAGAAAAATGGCTTGAATTCGAACTAAGTTTTTCAAATAAAGAGAAAAAAAGTCCAGATGACGTTGCCAACCTGCATATTAAAATCATGAACGATTTGGTATATGCGCAAACATATTACCCTAAAAGCAAGGTTACTAGCTACTTAAATAAGTTAGCGAAAACTAGTTTTCATAAAGTATACGATTCAAAAAGAAGTGACCAGAATGTATTTATGAGCTTCTTTTTACATAAAGTGCCACTACTCTCTTACAAATACAGAAAATACTTTTACATTTCGTTTATTTTCTTTTTTATCTGTTTCTTTATAGGATTGCTTTCTACTTTTAATGACGAGTCTTTTGCACGTCAAATACTAGGAAATACCTATGTAGATCAGACTTTAGAGAATATAGAAAGTGGCGATGCGATGGCAATTTACAAAAGCGGTAGCAATTGGGGTACTTTTATTGGCATTTATGATAACAACCAACGAGTGGGCTTATCGATGTTTTTATCGGGCTTATTTTTAGGCATCGGTACCGGATTTTATATTGTATACAACGCTATTATGGTGGCGGTCTTTCAAGCTTTTTTTTATCAATATAACAGTTTATTTGATAGTTTAAAAGGCATTTGGATTCACGGAACCTACGAAATATTTGGGATGATTATTGAAGCTGCTGCAGGCTATATTATTGGGGCAAGTATTTTATTTCCAGGAACTTTAAAACGTTTTCAGTCTTTTAAAATAGGAATGAGAGATGCTTTTTATATTTTTATAAGTACCATTCCGTTTACACTTATGGCTGCTTTTTTAGAAGGATATATTACACGGTATTCCAACACCATGCCTACAATTTTTTGTTTTGCTATTATTGTTTTCAGTCTTATAACCATTAGTTATTATTATTTGGTGTTACCATTTGTAGTTGCTAAAAAACACGGACTTCGATAA